The following coding sequences lie in one Arachis stenosperma cultivar V10309 chromosome 5, arast.V10309.gnm1.PFL2, whole genome shotgun sequence genomic window:
- the LOC130980764 gene encoding uncharacterized protein LOC130980764, producing the protein MASEGESFLALVHCCGKIKKSKSEGVKFTDREPLSVFISSSSSLSDLKNSILQKLGVFGSKWVKKLYYKIPIAVVSTGVKYDTFVVKADEDLRVLFHCVRSFPEIRIHELFAKLEVGVESSGASAPVPGSTAAGGASSSMPTVRPYHPPVASPSFAADLDRTEVVGSVTLENAAVVEPPHDVATGAGLLTYMEGFVGPDRVENAMCDDDSDQEPVDIVGDNDDDTGANPHTQHMPSSSASQQYPPHFSTLNLDALAQQEEGGNTVGGTSTEFQIGQSFQNKDEAVLSVKDYSIRRGVEYRVIESDHLKYHGKCKEFGKGCNWLIQVALRARKGTWEVRRYNGPHTCLATSISSDHRQLDHHVICARILPLVRADAAVTVKVLQQATEADYGFRPSYRKVWMAKQKAVAQIYGDWEESYADLPRWMLGVQSTMPGTITVLKTSPVRLRGEVDESMVYFHRLFWTFPPCIEAFRHCKPLVSIDGTHLYGKYGGTLLLAIAQDGNSNILPITFALVEGENAESWSFFLSNLREHVTPQEGILVISNRHNGIKVALEAPENGWLPPRAFRAYCIRHVAANFALTFKGKDLRRMLVNAAYAKTEAEFYYWFDIMRTENPAMCDWANRMEYDKWTQHEDSGRRFGHMTTNISECVNSVLKGTRNLPVTALAKSTYGRLAQLFVVRGQTAEAQVGSGQEFCQALVKAIDRNIRDSRCFTVMLYDRHQSEYTVAETTPTGSFSLGSYRVSLKENSCDCGHFQALHYPCCHAIACCAYSRLNWASYVHEVYRMSEVFNVYKQGFFHLSLKDCGLHMLGPLSFLTLI; encoded by the coding sequence ATGGCAAGTGAGGGAGAGAGTTTTCTAGCCTTAGTGCATTGCTGTggcaaaattaaaaaaagcaaaagcgaGGGTGTGAAGTTCACTGATAGAGAACCACTGAGTGTTTTCATCAGTTCGTCAAGCTCCTTATCAGATTTGAAGAACAGCATCCTGCAGAAGCTTGGCGTGTTTGGTAGCAAGTGGGTGAAGAAACTATACTACAAGATCCCCATCGCAGTTGTCTCGACCGGTGTTAAGTATGATACCTTTGTGGTTAAGGCTGATGAAGATCTTAGGGTTTTGTTCCATTGCGTAAGGAGTTTTCCGGAGATCAGAATCCATGAGTTGTTTGCGAAGTTGGAGGTCGGTGTTGAAAGCTCTGGGGCATCCGCTCCAGTTCCTGGCTCGACTGCCGCCGGAGGTGCATCTAGTTCGATGCCTACGGTCAGACCGTATCATCCACCAGTAGCATCCCCTTCATTCGCGGCTGATTTAGACCGAACAGAGGTTGTTGGTTCTGTAACTTTGGAGAATGCAGCAGTCGTTGAGCCTCCTCACGATGTCGCCACTGGGGCTGGCCTGTTAACTTATATGGAAGGCTTCGTTGGACCCGATCGAGTAGAGAATGCAATGTGTGACGATGACTCTGACCAGGAGCCTGTTGATATTGTAGGGGACAACGACGATGACACAGGTGCAAATCCACATACGCAGCATATGCCTTCAAGTTCTGCTTCTCAGCAGTACCCTCCACACTTCTCCACACTAAACTTGGATGCTCTGGCTCAACAAGAGGAAGGCGGTAACACAGTCGGGGGCACTTCTACAGAATTTCAGATCGGGCAATCATTTCAGAACAAAGATGAAGCTGTGCTGAGTGTGAAGGACTATAGCATCCGCCGAGGTGTTGAGTACAGAGTCATCGAATCAGATCATCTGAAGTATCATGGAAAATGCAAGGAATTCGGGAAGGGTTGTAATTGGTTGATTCAAGTAGCCCTGCGTGCACGCAAGGGCACTTGGGAGGTTAGGAGGTACAACGGGCCACACACATGCTTGGCAACCTCTATTTCGAGTGATCACCGTCAGCTGGATCACCACGTTATCTGTGCGAGGATTCTTCCGTTGGTTAGGGCAGACGCTGCGGTTACGGTAAAGGTATTGCAACAAGCTACAGAAGCTGATTACGGGTTCCGGCCTAGCTACAGGAAGGTTTGGATGGCCAAGCAGAAGGCAGTGGCACAAATATATGGCGATTGGGAAGAGTCGTACGCGGACCTGCCACGTTGGATGTTAGGGGTCCAGTCAACAATGCCCGGAACAATCACGGTGTTGAAGACCTCTCCCGTTCGGCTTCGTGGTGAGGTTGACGAGTCGATGGTGTACTTTCACCGACTTTTCTGGACATTTCCACCGTGCATTGAGGCATTCCGGCATTGCAAGCCCCTTGTCAGTATTGATGGTACCCACCTGTATGGCAAGTATGGAGGGACGCTGCTGTTGGCGATAGCACAGGATGGGAACTCGAACATCCTACCGATAACATTTGCCCTTGTGGAGGGAGAGAATGCAGAGTCGTGGTCATTCTTCTTGTCCAACCTACGAGAGCATGTAACTCCTCAGGAGGGTATCCTTGTTATCTCCAACAGGCATAATGGGATCAAGGTAGCGCTTGAGGCACCAGAGAATGGGTGGCTCCCTCCCCGTGCTTTCCGAGCGTACTGTATTCGGCATGTGGCAGCCAATTTTGCCCTTACGTTCAAAGGTAAGGACTTAAGGAGAATGCTGGTGAATGCTGCCTACGCAAAGACTGAAGCAGAGTTCTATTACTGGTTTGACATCATGCGGACTGAGAATCCAGCAATGTGTGATTGGGCCAACCGGATGGAGTACGACAAATGGACCCAACATGAGGATAGTGGTCGACGGTTCGGGCACATGACAACCAACATCAGTGAATGTGTAAACTCCGTGTTAAAGGGAACTCGCAACCTCCCGGTCACAGCTTTGGCTAAGTCAACCTACGGGAGGCTTGCTCAGCTATTTGTGGTCCGCGGACAGACAGCAGAGGCACAAGTCGGATCTGGGCAGGAGTTTTGTCAGGCCTTGGTCAAGGCTATTGATCGGAATATAAGAGACTCTAGGTGCTTCACGGTGATGTTGTATGACAGGCATCAATCCGAGTACACGGTCGCCGAGACAACACCAACCGGGAGCTTCTCGCTGGGTAGCTATAGAGTTTCCCTTAAAGAAAACAGTTGCGACTGTGGACACTTTCAGGCGCTGCATTATCCTTGTTGCCATGCCATTGCGTGTTGCGCATACTCCCGCCTTAATTGGGCATCATATGTTCACGAGGTATATCGTATGAGTGAGGTGTTCAACGTTTACAAGCAGGGTTTTTTCCACCTATCCCTGAAGGACTGTGGCCTCCATATGCTGGGCCCACTGTCATTCCTGACCCTGATTTGA
- the LOC130981797 gene encoding transcription factor MYB88-like isoform X3 has protein sequence MELKSTHNTTLFHYIDWGIIASKFKDKTTRQCRRRWFTYLNSDFKKGGWSPEEDMLLCEAQKLFGNRWTEISKVVPGRTDNAVKNRFSTLRKKRAKNEALAKENHTSYTNSNNKRVILQHGHVTDSASESGVSTKKMRRPHIPVVEERINYGDRLHKQNGTQISQQPRAPFAVLPPNSHNVNNLSDQHDICSLKFNGYGQNKLQGTFLKKDDPKINALMQQAELLSSLALKVDAENMDQSLENAWKVLQEFLKRTKESDGPRCKVPDLQLVDLGDWLEDLKSNSEGIQPCWRKFKSIQNTKFYEDYSFGLYSRQMELYEDSPGSSEYSTGSTLLPHLGADNSEHSLHQEIETELKSIHIGDQKECEQGVLSTATLDQDVFALNKDRMNKDGIVSASSMTEFSSPLQVTPLFRSLAAGIPSPQFSESRFPSLPHHHLKSSYIEKERNFLMKTLGMESPSLNNISLNPSQPPLCKRALLQSL, from the exons ATGGAACTGAAAAGTACTCATAACACCACACTTTTTCACTATATTGA CTGGGGTATTATTGCttctaaattcaaggataaaacTACAAGACAGTGCAGAAGGAG ATGGTTCACTTACTTGAATTCTGATTTCAAGAAAGGGGGTTGGTCACCGGAGGAAGATATGCTCTTGTGCGAG GCTCAGAAACTATTTGGTAACCGGTGGACAGAAATATCAAAGGTGGTTCCAGGCAG AACGGATAATGCTGTTAAGAACCGGTTCTCCACATTGCGCAAAAAGAGAGCGAAAAATGAAGCATTAGCGAAAGAGAACCACACTTCTTACACCAATTCAAATAATAAGAGGGTTATTCTACAACATGGACATGTTACAGATTCAGCATCAGAATCTGGTGTGTCTACTAAGAAGATGAG GAGGCCGCATATTCCAGTGGTAGAAGAAAGGATAAACTATGGAGACAGATTACATAAACAAAATGGAACTCAGATAAGTCAGCAGCCAAGAGCGCCATTCGCCGTGCTACCTCCGAACTCTCATAATGTCAACAACTTATCAGATCAGCATGATATCTGCAGTTTGAAGTTTAATGGTTATG GCCAAAACAAGTTGCAAGGGACATTCCTCAAAAAGGATGATCCAAAGATAAACGCATTGATGCAACAAGCAGAGTTGCTAAGTTCATTAGCTCTAAAAGTTGATGCAGAGAACATGGACCAAAGTCTAGAAAATGCATGGAAG GTTCTTCAAGAGTTTCTGAAACGAACCAAAGAGTCTGATGGTCCGAGATGTAAGGTTCCGGATCTACAGCTTGTAGATCTAGGAGATTGGTTGGAGGACTTGAAGAGTAACAGTGAGGGAATTCAACCATGTTGGAGGAAATTTAAATCCATTCAAAACACAAAGTTCTATGAGGACTATAGTTTCGGATTGTATTCTAGGCAAATGGAATTATATGAAGACTCTCCTGGCAGTTCTGAGTACAGCAcaggatcaactctcctcccTCATTTGGGTGCCGACAACTCGGAACACTCGCTGCATCAGGAAATTGAAACTGAACTCAAGTCAATACACATTGGAGATCAAAAGGAATGTGAGCAAGGTGTTCTTTCTACTGCAACTTTGGATCAAG ATGTTTTCGCATTAAATAAGGATCGGATGAACAAAGATGGCATTGTTTCTGCCTCATCAATGACAGAGTTCAGTTCCCCTCTTCAAGTTACACCTCTGTTCAGATCCTTGGCTGCAGGAATTCCTAGCCCTCAATTTTCCGAAAGC CGATTCCCATCATTGCCACATCACCACTTAAAATCAAGCTACATTGAGAAG GAGAGGAACTTCCTCATGAAAACACTTGGAATGGAATCTCCATCCCTCAACAACATAAGCCTAAACCCCTCGCAACCACCACTCTGCAAAAGAGCCCTGCTACAAAGCCTATAA
- the LOC130980763 gene encoding protein MAIN-LIKE 1-like, with protein sequence MEPMESEDRLYRLNGVAHVAGYLDEEDFVTHILQPARVISGVRRQQNMPLHDRIIPYLETAGLYHLARLNSQWFWVDEPLLSAFIERWRPETHTFHMPFGECSITLQDVAYQLGLPIDGEPVSGCLTEFENLMEHGRPAWVWFRELFGELPPQSKVKQMTVCYTWFHERFQVLPEDASDETVRVYTRAYILMLLSSQLFADKNANRVHLRWLPYLASLDDLGRYSWGSAALAWLYRCLCRGTNRNVVNLAGPLQLLQSWIFWRFPTLRPSGFDRFGFPLASR encoded by the exons ATGGAGCCAATGGAGTCTGAGGATCGCTTGTACCGACTAAATGGCGTTGCTCACGTAGCAGGATACCTCGATGAAGAG GATTTTGTTACCCACATTTTGCAGCCTGCTAGGGTTATTAGCGGCGTCAGAAGACAACAAAATATGCCGTTACACGACCGGATTATACCCTATCTAGAGACAGCGGGCTTGTATCATTTGGCTAGACTTAACAGTCAGTGGTTCTGGGTTGATGAGCCTCTCCTTAGCGCATTCATTGAGCGGTGGCGTCCTGAGACACACACCTTCCACATGCCTTTTGGTGAGTGCAGTATCACTTTGCAAGATGTGGCATATCAGCTTGGTTTGCCGATCGATGGTGAGCCCGTTAGTGGGTGCCTGACCGAGTTTGAGAATCTGATGGAACACGGTAGACCAGCATGGGTGTGGTTCCGGGAGTTGTTTGGGGAGTTACCTCCACAGAGTAAAGTTAAGCAGATGACAGTGTGCTACACATGGTTCCATGAAAGGTTCCAGGTACTCCCAGAAGATGCTAGTGATGAGACCGTGCGTGTATACACTCGTGCTTATATTCTGATGCTGTTGTCCTCTCAGCTGTTTGCGGACAAGAATGCAAACAGGGTCCACCTTCGCTGGTTGCCTTATTTGGCATCGTTGGACGACTTGGGTAGATATAGCTGGGGCTCGGCTGCACTGGCCTGGCTGTATAGATGTCTTTGTCGTGGAACAAACAGAAACGTTGTTAACTTGGCTGGGCCGCTACAGCTTCTACAGTcttggattttctggaggttTCCCACTCTTAGGCCGAGTGGCTTTGATAGATTTGGGTTTCCTCTTGCTTCCAG GTAG
- the LOC130981797 gene encoding transcription factor MYB124-like isoform X1, whose product MQDNMKKQKQKQVVVVANNEESNKKKEHRIVMWTQEEDDILREQVGIHGTENWGIIASKFKDKTTRQCRRRWFTYLNSDFKKGGWSPEEDMLLCEAQKLFGNRWTEISKVVPGRTDNAVKNRFSTLRKKRAKNEALAKENHTSYTNSNNKRVILQHGHVTDSASESGVSTKKMRRPHIPVVEERINYGDRLHKQNGTQISQQPRAPFAVLPPNSHNVNNLSDQHDICSLKFNGYGQNKLQGTFLKKDDPKINALMQQAELLSSLALKVDAENMDQSLENAWKVLQEFLKRTKESDGPRCKVPDLQLVDLGDWLEDLKSNSEGIQPCWRKFKSIQNTKFYEDYSFGLYSRQMELYEDSPGSSEYSTGSTLLPHLGADNSEHSLHQEIETELKSIHIGDQKECEQGVLSTATLDQDVFALNKDRMNKDGIVSASSMTEFSSPLQVTPLFRSLAAGIPSPQFSESRFPSLPHHHLKSSYIEKERNFLMKTLGMESPSLNNISLNPSQPPLCKRALLQSL is encoded by the exons ATGCAAGATAATATgaagaagcagaagcagaagcaggTAGTGGTGGTGGCCAATAATGAAGAATCTAATAAGAAGAAGGAGCATCGCATTGTTATGTGGACTCAAGAG GAGGATGATATTCTGAGGGAGCAGGTTGGAATCCATGGAACTGAAAA CTGGGGTATTATTGCttctaaattcaaggataaaacTACAAGACAGTGCAGAAGGAG ATGGTTCACTTACTTGAATTCTGATTTCAAGAAAGGGGGTTGGTCACCGGAGGAAGATATGCTCTTGTGCGAG GCTCAGAAACTATTTGGTAACCGGTGGACAGAAATATCAAAGGTGGTTCCAGGCAG AACGGATAATGCTGTTAAGAACCGGTTCTCCACATTGCGCAAAAAGAGAGCGAAAAATGAAGCATTAGCGAAAGAGAACCACACTTCTTACACCAATTCAAATAATAAGAGGGTTATTCTACAACATGGACATGTTACAGATTCAGCATCAGAATCTGGTGTGTCTACTAAGAAGATGAG GAGGCCGCATATTCCAGTGGTAGAAGAAAGGATAAACTATGGAGACAGATTACATAAACAAAATGGAACTCAGATAAGTCAGCAGCCAAGAGCGCCATTCGCCGTGCTACCTCCGAACTCTCATAATGTCAACAACTTATCAGATCAGCATGATATCTGCAGTTTGAAGTTTAATGGTTATG GCCAAAACAAGTTGCAAGGGACATTCCTCAAAAAGGATGATCCAAAGATAAACGCATTGATGCAACAAGCAGAGTTGCTAAGTTCATTAGCTCTAAAAGTTGATGCAGAGAACATGGACCAAAGTCTAGAAAATGCATGGAAG GTTCTTCAAGAGTTTCTGAAACGAACCAAAGAGTCTGATGGTCCGAGATGTAAGGTTCCGGATCTACAGCTTGTAGATCTAGGAGATTGGTTGGAGGACTTGAAGAGTAACAGTGAGGGAATTCAACCATGTTGGAGGAAATTTAAATCCATTCAAAACACAAAGTTCTATGAGGACTATAGTTTCGGATTGTATTCTAGGCAAATGGAATTATATGAAGACTCTCCTGGCAGTTCTGAGTACAGCAcaggatcaactctcctcccTCATTTGGGTGCCGACAACTCGGAACACTCGCTGCATCAGGAAATTGAAACTGAACTCAAGTCAATACACATTGGAGATCAAAAGGAATGTGAGCAAGGTGTTCTTTCTACTGCAACTTTGGATCAAG ATGTTTTCGCATTAAATAAGGATCGGATGAACAAAGATGGCATTGTTTCTGCCTCATCAATGACAGAGTTCAGTTCCCCTCTTCAAGTTACACCTCTGTTCAGATCCTTGGCTGCAGGAATTCCTAGCCCTCAATTTTCCGAAAGC CGATTCCCATCATTGCCACATCACCACTTAAAATCAAGCTACATTGAGAAG GAGAGGAACTTCCTCATGAAAACACTTGGAATGGAATCTCCATCCCTCAACAACATAAGCCTAAACCCCTCGCAACCACCACTCTGCAAAAGAGCCCTGCTACAAAGCCTATAA
- the LOC130981797 gene encoding transcription factor MYB124-like isoform X2, with protein sequence MQDNMKKQKQKQVVVVANNEESNKKKEHRIVMWTQEEDDILREQVGIHGTENWGIIASKFKDKTTRQCRRRWFTYLNSDFKKGGWSPEEDMLLCEAQKLFGNRWTEISKVVPGRTDNAVKNRFSTLRKKRAKNEALAKENHTSYTNSNNKRVILQHGHVTDSASESGVSTKKMRRPHIPVVEERINYGDRLHKQNGTQISQQPRAPFAVLPPNSHNVNNLSDQHDICSLKFNGYGQNKLQGTFLKKDDPKINALMQQAELLSSLALKVDAENMDQSLENAWKVLQEFLKRTKESDGPRCKVPDLQLVDLGDWLEDLKSNSEGIQPCWRKFKSIQNTKFYEDYSFGLYSRQMELYEDSPGSSEYSTGSTLLPHLGADNSEHSLHQEIETELKSIHIGDQKECEQGVLSTATLDQDVFALNKDRMNKDGIVSASSMTEFSSPLQVTPLFRSLAAGIPSPQFSESERNFLMKTLGMESPSLNNISLNPSQPPLCKRALLQSL encoded by the exons ATGCAAGATAATATgaagaagcagaagcagaagcaggTAGTGGTGGTGGCCAATAATGAAGAATCTAATAAGAAGAAGGAGCATCGCATTGTTATGTGGACTCAAGAG GAGGATGATATTCTGAGGGAGCAGGTTGGAATCCATGGAACTGAAAA CTGGGGTATTATTGCttctaaattcaaggataaaacTACAAGACAGTGCAGAAGGAG ATGGTTCACTTACTTGAATTCTGATTTCAAGAAAGGGGGTTGGTCACCGGAGGAAGATATGCTCTTGTGCGAG GCTCAGAAACTATTTGGTAACCGGTGGACAGAAATATCAAAGGTGGTTCCAGGCAG AACGGATAATGCTGTTAAGAACCGGTTCTCCACATTGCGCAAAAAGAGAGCGAAAAATGAAGCATTAGCGAAAGAGAACCACACTTCTTACACCAATTCAAATAATAAGAGGGTTATTCTACAACATGGACATGTTACAGATTCAGCATCAGAATCTGGTGTGTCTACTAAGAAGATGAG GAGGCCGCATATTCCAGTGGTAGAAGAAAGGATAAACTATGGAGACAGATTACATAAACAAAATGGAACTCAGATAAGTCAGCAGCCAAGAGCGCCATTCGCCGTGCTACCTCCGAACTCTCATAATGTCAACAACTTATCAGATCAGCATGATATCTGCAGTTTGAAGTTTAATGGTTATG GCCAAAACAAGTTGCAAGGGACATTCCTCAAAAAGGATGATCCAAAGATAAACGCATTGATGCAACAAGCAGAGTTGCTAAGTTCATTAGCTCTAAAAGTTGATGCAGAGAACATGGACCAAAGTCTAGAAAATGCATGGAAG GTTCTTCAAGAGTTTCTGAAACGAACCAAAGAGTCTGATGGTCCGAGATGTAAGGTTCCGGATCTACAGCTTGTAGATCTAGGAGATTGGTTGGAGGACTTGAAGAGTAACAGTGAGGGAATTCAACCATGTTGGAGGAAATTTAAATCCATTCAAAACACAAAGTTCTATGAGGACTATAGTTTCGGATTGTATTCTAGGCAAATGGAATTATATGAAGACTCTCCTGGCAGTTCTGAGTACAGCAcaggatcaactctcctcccTCATTTGGGTGCCGACAACTCGGAACACTCGCTGCATCAGGAAATTGAAACTGAACTCAAGTCAATACACATTGGAGATCAAAAGGAATGTGAGCAAGGTGTTCTTTCTACTGCAACTTTGGATCAAG ATGTTTTCGCATTAAATAAGGATCGGATGAACAAAGATGGCATTGTTTCTGCCTCATCAATGACAGAGTTCAGTTCCCCTCTTCAAGTTACACCTCTGTTCAGATCCTTGGCTGCAGGAATTCCTAGCCCTCAATTTTCCGAAAGC GAGAGGAACTTCCTCATGAAAACACTTGGAATGGAATCTCCATCCCTCAACAACATAAGCCTAAACCCCTCGCAACCACCACTCTGCAAAAGAGCCCTGCTACAAAGCCTATAA